Proteins from one Iodobacter fluviatilis genomic window:
- a CDS encoding OmpA family protein → MKKILIPSLMASAIASVMLSGCMTPPPAPTVDGTKRETVNAPESVESLAMRSQLAEAKQRLRLLETEVKDLKQSYEASVVAYQEAKEASGTQAVKPVNQKAKTVYVSPTPQKLFVVNYPFNRTEFRPNRELHNNLIPSALESDKVEIRGFTDSPKHDPANQKVAMLRANGAKAFLVSKGVPSEKITISFQSHGSFIADSTTVEGRAQNRRVEIEVMD, encoded by the coding sequence ATGAAGAAAATTCTGATTCCTAGTTTAATGGCATCTGCGATTGCATCTGTAATGCTCTCTGGCTGCATGACTCCACCGCCAGCGCCAACAGTGGACGGTACAAAGCGTGAAACTGTAAACGCTCCTGAAAGTGTTGAATCGCTTGCTATGCGTTCCCAATTGGCAGAAGCAAAACAACGCTTGCGCCTGCTAGAAACCGAAGTCAAAGACCTTAAACAGTCTTATGAGGCTAGTGTTGTCGCGTATCAAGAAGCAAAAGAGGCCAGCGGTACGCAAGCCGTTAAACCTGTGAATCAGAAAGCAAAAACGGTTTATGTATCTCCTACGCCCCAAAAATTATTTGTAGTGAATTACCCGTTTAATCGTACTGAATTCCGGCCAAACCGTGAATTGCACAATAACTTGATTCCTTCTGCGCTTGAATCTGACAAAGTAGAAATTCGCGGGTTTACCGATAGCCCTAAGCATGACCCCGCAAACCAGAAAGTAGCGATGTTACGCGCCAATGGTGCAAAAGCATTTTTGGTAAGCAAGGGCGTACCATCGGAAAAGATCACGATTTCTTTCCAATCCCACGGTTCATTTATTGCTGACTCAACAACAGTTGAAGGCCGCGCACAGAATCGCCGTGTCGAAATTGAAGTAATGGATTGA
- a CDS encoding thermonuclease family protein, giving the protein MSNLAGCDAPKPPLLGTESNAPDTLSGVVRGVMDGDTVKISDGTKEVKCRLAQIDAPEKNQQGGKASKKALSDLIFGKTVSYIVVDTDQYKRSVCKIFSQGEDINAAQLKSGNAWVYTAFNKDPNYVDLQNQARQARLGLWSDQNPIPPWEYRKSNKKSR; this is encoded by the coding sequence GTGAGCAATTTAGCCGGCTGTGATGCACCAAAGCCGCCATTGCTCGGCACTGAGTCAAACGCGCCAGATACTCTATCTGGCGTTGTTCGTGGTGTAATGGATGGTGATACCGTTAAAATATCTGACGGTACAAAAGAGGTAAAATGTCGGTTGGCTCAAATTGATGCCCCTGAAAAGAATCAACAAGGGGGTAAAGCATCAAAGAAAGCACTTTCTGATTTGATTTTTGGTAAAACGGTTTCGTATATTGTTGTCGATACAGATCAATATAAGCGAAGTGTTTGTAAGATTTTCTCGCAAGGCGAGGATATTAACGCTGCTCAATTAAAATCCGGTAATGCGTGGGTTTACACTGCGTTTAATAAAGACCCCAACTATGTAGACCTGCAAAACCAAGCAAGACAAGCAAGGCTTGGCTTATGGTCAGATCAGAACCCAATTCCTCCTTGGGAATATCGTAAAAGTAATAAAAAATCTCGTTAG
- a CDS encoding H-NS histone family protein, with protein MASLDISNLSYLELVDLQKQVAHAINEKQVSERAALIADFQQKAAANGFTLAELLPQLTSKRPYAKSASTALYANPADKTQTWAGRGRKPTWLVEALAAGRTVEDFKI; from the coding sequence ATGGCTTCATTAGATATTAGCAATCTGTCATACCTTGAATTGGTTGATCTACAAAAACAAGTAGCTCATGCAATTAATGAAAAACAAGTTTCAGAACGTGCCGCCTTGATCGCTGATTTCCAGCAAAAGGCTGCGGCCAATGGTTTTACGCTGGCTGAACTTTTACCACAATTGACTTCAAAACGCCCTTATGCAAAATCTGCATCTACCGCCCTTTATGCTAACCCTGCCGACAAGACCCAAACCTGGGCGGGTCGTGGTCGTAAACCAACGTGGCTAGTTGAAGCTCTTGCTGCTGGCCGGACAGTGGAAGATTTCAAGATTTGA